In Tsuneonella amylolytica, one genomic interval encodes:
- the purN gene encoding phosphoribosylglycinamide formyltransferase, translating into MTVRKARVAVLISGSGTNMAALLYASRQPDAPFEIVLVASNDPGAAGLALAGAEGTATFALSHRGMDRPAHDAAMDAAIREAGAQYVALAGYMRVLGSDIVRAWEGRMLNIHPSLLPKYRGLHTHRAAIEAGDSHAGCSVHLVTDELDAGEVLGQARVAVMPGDTEASLAERVRIAEHQLYPRVLAAYVSRPFDADWLVDKVRERAMAMPRAEETTSHGMPCFGIENGKKFAWVSVDRHGDGRIALLTKIGGPDEQAQLIENDPERYFRPAYFGDDWIAARLDLGDTDWDAVEGRIARSWRAVAPKKLTALMDAADPF; encoded by the coding sequence ATGACGGTGAGGAAGGCGCGGGTCGCCGTGCTGATATCGGGCAGCGGCACCAACATGGCCGCCCTGCTCTATGCCAGCCGTCAGCCCGACGCCCCGTTCGAGATCGTGCTGGTGGCCAGCAACGATCCGGGCGCCGCCGGGCTCGCGCTCGCCGGGGCCGAGGGGACGGCGACCTTCGCGCTGTCGCACCGGGGCATGGACCGGCCCGCGCACGATGCCGCGATGGATGCCGCGATCCGCGAGGCGGGCGCGCAGTACGTCGCGCTGGCGGGATATATGCGGGTGCTGGGATCCGACATCGTCCGCGCGTGGGAGGGCCGGATGCTCAACATCCACCCCTCGCTCCTGCCGAAATACCGGGGCCTTCATACCCATCGCGCCGCGATCGAGGCGGGCGACAGCCATGCCGGATGCAGCGTGCATCTCGTCACCGATGAACTCGACGCGGGCGAGGTCCTGGGCCAGGCGCGGGTCGCGGTGATGCCGGGCGATACCGAAGCGAGCCTCGCCGAGCGGGTACGCATCGCCGAGCACCAGCTCTACCCGCGCGTCCTCGCCGCATACGTCTCGCGCCCGTTCGATGCCGACTGGCTGGTGGACAAGGTGCGCGAGCGCGCGATGGCGATGCCCCGCGCGGAAGAAACGACGAGCCACGGGATGCCGTGCTTCGGCATCGAGAATGGCAAGAAGTTCGCCTGGGTCTCGGTCGATCGTCATGGCGACGGGCGCATCGCGCTGCTGACCAAGATTGGCGGGCCGGACGAACAGGCGCAGCTGATCGAGAACGACCCCGAACGATATTTCCGCCCCGCCTATTTCGGTGACGACTGGATCGCCGCCCGGCTGGACCTGGGGGATACCGACTGGGACGCGGTCGAGGGACGCATCGCGCGCAGCTGGCGCGCGGTCGCGCCGAAGAAACTAACCGCGCTGATGGACGCGGCCGACCCGTTCTGA
- a CDS encoding AI-2E family transporter: MGPPLKPRPEDIPYLRRLGWTIAIAAALLVVWRASDLLLLAFGSVIGAVVFRSAAGLFRRFGIRNHGASLVLGVLMSLGILGVLVYLIVVQFGTDIAQMIDNLPQIIASIEATMSTTPVGEAIVRAVEAAVAGSAIADRLGTLAAGTAEVLLNFLIVIIGALFLAGNPGPYKRAVVLLTPPAGRPMMERAIGKMSIALRLWLKSKLISMTAMAVLIGGSLWLAGLENWAALGLLGGLSEFIPYVGPAVAMLPAIGLAAAQGGDVLTYTLIAFVAVRVIEAWLITPFVNKQVVDIPPALTLFTILGAGAVFGIYGVFFAGALLVVAFVGVREIYLRDTLGEDIDAIPEDAAT; this comes from the coding sequence ATGGGACCCCCGCTCAAGCCCCGCCCGGAAGATATTCCGTATCTCCGCAGACTCGGGTGGACGATCGCGATCGCCGCCGCGCTGCTCGTCGTCTGGCGCGCATCCGACCTCCTGCTGCTCGCGTTCGGCTCGGTAATCGGGGCGGTGGTGTTCCGCAGTGCCGCGGGGCTCTTCCGCCGGTTCGGCATCCGCAATCACGGCGCGTCACTGGTGCTCGGGGTGCTGATGTCGCTCGGCATCCTGGGCGTTCTCGTCTACCTCATCGTGGTCCAGTTCGGGACCGACATCGCGCAGATGATTGACAACCTGCCGCAGATCATCGCGTCCATCGAAGCGACCATGAGCACGACCCCGGTGGGCGAGGCGATCGTCCGCGCGGTGGAGGCGGCCGTCGCCGGCAGCGCGATCGCCGACCGGCTCGGCACGCTGGCGGCGGGCACGGCCGAAGTGCTGCTGAACTTCCTCATCGTCATCATCGGCGCGCTGTTCCTCGCGGGCAATCCCGGCCCCTACAAGCGCGCGGTCGTGCTGCTCACCCCGCCCGCGGGGCGCCCGATGATGGAGCGCGCGATCGGGAAGATGAGCATCGCGCTGCGCCTGTGGCTGAAGTCCAAGCTCATCTCGATGACCGCGATGGCGGTGCTGATCGGGGGTTCGCTGTGGCTGGCGGGGCTGGAGAACTGGGCGGCGCTGGGGCTGCTCGGCGGCCTCAGCGAGTTCATCCCCTACGTCGGCCCGGCGGTCGCCATGCTGCCCGCCATCGGCCTCGCCGCGGCGCAGGGCGGGGACGTTCTCACCTATACGTTGATCGCCTTCGTCGCGGTGCGGGTGATCGAAGCGTGGCTGATCACGCCGTTCGTCAACAAACAGGTGGTCGACATTCCGCCCGCGCTGACGCTGTTCACGATCCTGGGAGCAGGCGCGGTGTTCGGCATCTACGGAGTGTTCTTCGCCGGGGCGCTGCTCGTGGTGGCGTTCGTGGGCGTGCGCGAGATCTATTTGCGCGACACGTTGGGGGAGGACATCGACGCGATCCCGGAGGATGCCGCGACCTGA
- the purM gene encoding phosphoribosylformylglycinamidine cyclo-ligase gives MASNGPPPKSNAPKSYTYESAGVSIDAGNALVRAIGPLAKSTARPGATSELGGFGGFFDPRAAGYSDPLLVAANDGVGTKLKLAIEANRHDTVGIDLVAMCVNDLIVQGAEPLFFLDYFATGKLENGVATRVVAGIAEGCRQAGCALIGGETAEMPGMYAAGDYDLAGFCVGAVERGEQLTGDRVGPGHVLLGMASSGVHSNGYSLVRRLAEDMGWRLDRPALFDPEVLLIDALIAPTKIYVKSLLPLVRAGKIDALAHITGGGLLENVPRVLPEGAHAVIDADAWEQPRLMAFLQAQGHIEPGEMARTFNCGIGMVLAVAPDMAREVAADLEANGESVIRIGEVIEGPRGCTVRGSAETWSAREAWEAVHTA, from the coding sequence ATGGCATCGAACGGTCCCCCGCCCAAATCCAATGCGCCCAAATCCTATACCTACGAATCGGCCGGGGTGTCGATCGACGCGGGCAATGCTCTCGTCCGCGCCATCGGGCCGCTCGCGAAGAGCACTGCCCGCCCCGGCGCGACGAGCGAGCTTGGTGGTTTCGGCGGGTTCTTCGATCCGCGGGCGGCCGGTTACAGCGATCCGTTGCTGGTCGCCGCGAACGACGGAGTGGGCACCAAGCTCAAGCTCGCCATCGAGGCGAACCGGCATGACACCGTCGGCATTGACCTCGTTGCGATGTGCGTGAACGACCTTATCGTCCAGGGCGCGGAGCCGTTGTTCTTCCTCGACTATTTCGCCACCGGCAAGCTCGAGAACGGCGTCGCGACGCGCGTCGTCGCGGGCATCGCCGAGGGATGCCGGCAGGCAGGCTGCGCGCTCATCGGCGGGGAGACCGCCGAGATGCCCGGGATGTATGCGGCCGGCGACTACGATCTGGCCGGGTTCTGCGTCGGCGCGGTCGAGCGAGGCGAGCAGCTGACCGGCGACCGGGTCGGGCCCGGGCACGTCCTTCTCGGGATGGCGAGTTCGGGGGTCCACTCGAACGGCTACTCGCTCGTCCGCCGGCTCGCGGAGGACATGGGCTGGCGGCTCGACCGCCCCGCCCTGTTCGACCCCGAAGTCCTGCTGATCGACGCACTGATCGCGCCGACGAAGATCTACGTGAAGAGCTTGCTGCCGCTGGTGCGCGCAGGGAAAATCGACGCGCTCGCCCACATCACCGGCGGCGGCCTGCTCGAGAACGTTCCACGCGTGCTTCCCGAAGGCGCGCACGCGGTGATCGACGCCGACGCGTGGGAGCAACCGCGCCTGATGGCGTTCCTGCAGGCGCAGGGCCATATCGAGCCGGGCGAAATGGCCCGCACCTTCAACTGCGGGATCGGGATGGTCCTCGCCGTCGCGCCCGACATGGCGCGCGAGGTCGCGGCCGATCTCGAAGCCAACGGCGAAAGCGTGATCCGCATCGGCGAGGTTATCGAGGGGCCACGCGGGTGCACCGTTCGCGGGTCGGCCGAAACATGGTCGGCGCGCGAGGCTTGGGAGGCCGTTCACACCGCTTGA
- a CDS encoding heavy-metal-associated domain-containing protein — MTATVTLLRDPRRALLIGTVGLASAAILALAGQALVAQVAGDRGIAAVASSGDIVIGGVEVDVTGKSAEDARDEGWREAMKLAWKKAGGPAIPDGQLYGLVSSVVIEHEELGPNRYIARLGVVFDRARAGGLLGRGGTVTNSAPMLLVPVLMTGGANTVYQVRNPWQRAWAEYQPGASRVDYVRPSGAGGDSLLITYGQTGRRSRTWWRNVLDQFGASDVLVAIAHLDYEYPGGPVKGRFTARYGPDDEYLGTFTMTAPSQATLPAMLDKAVLRFNSMYEAALADGRLKPDATLNLGAPQIDPAIQQLIEMGRAAEAQERADRAAAAAARAARDAPAPTAVPSSDTAPNAPAANMGSYIVQFATPDAGAFDASLAAVRAAPGVRAAAATSTAIGGTSLMSVVYSGTAADLAAALRSRGFTVRQSGNAISISR, encoded by the coding sequence ATGACCGCCACCGTCACCCTCCTCCGCGACCCGCGCCGCGCCCTCCTGATCGGAACCGTCGGGCTCGCGTCCGCAGCGATCCTGGCGCTCGCCGGACAGGCGCTGGTGGCGCAGGTGGCGGGCGACCGGGGCATCGCGGCGGTGGCCTCCTCCGGCGACATCGTGATCGGGGGGGTCGAAGTCGACGTGACCGGCAAGAGTGCCGAGGATGCGCGCGACGAGGGCTGGCGCGAGGCGATGAAGCTTGCATGGAAGAAGGCCGGCGGTCCGGCCATTCCCGACGGCCAGCTCTACGGCCTCGTATCCTCGGTCGTCATCGAGCACGAGGAACTGGGGCCCAACCGCTACATCGCGCGGCTCGGCGTGGTGTTCGACCGCGCGCGTGCCGGCGGCCTGCTGGGGCGGGGCGGCACGGTCACCAATTCGGCGCCGATGCTGCTCGTGCCGGTGCTGATGACCGGCGGGGCCAATACCGTCTACCAAGTCCGCAACCCATGGCAGCGCGCCTGGGCCGAATACCAGCCCGGCGCGAGCAGGGTCGACTATGTCCGCCCGTCGGGCGCGGGCGGCGATTCGCTGCTCATCACCTACGGCCAGACTGGCCGCCGCAGCCGCACATGGTGGCGCAACGTGCTCGACCAGTTCGGGGCGAGCGACGTCCTCGTAGCGATCGCGCATCTCGACTATGAGTACCCGGGCGGCCCGGTGAAGGGGCGCTTCACCGCGCGCTACGGGCCCGACGACGAGTATCTCGGCACCTTCACCATGACCGCGCCCAGCCAGGCCACGCTCCCCGCCATGCTGGACAAGGCGGTGCTGCGGTTCAATTCGATGTACGAGGCCGCGCTGGCCGACGGCCGCCTGAAGCCCGACGCCACGCTGAACCTCGGCGCGCCGCAGATCGACCCGGCGATCCAGCAACTGATCGAGATGGGCCGCGCGGCCGAGGCGCAGGAGCGCGCCGACCGCGCCGCTGCCGCCGCCGCGCGCGCAGCGCGCGATGCGCCCGCGCCGACCGCCGTGCCGTCCTCCGACACGGCGCCCAACGCCCCGGCCGCGAACATGGGAAGCTACATCGTCCAGTTCGCGACGCCCGATGCGGGCGCGTTCGATGCCTCGCTCGCCGCCGTGCGCGCCGCGCCGGGGGTGCGCGCGGCCGCCGCGACCAGCACCGCCATCGGCGGCACTTCGCTGATGAGCGTGGTCTACAGCGGGACGGCCGCCGACCTCGCGGCCGCGCTGCGCTCGCGCGGGTTCACCGTGCGCCAGTCGGGCAACGCGATCTCGATCAGCCGCTGA